The following proteins are encoded in a genomic region of Dyadobacter sp. UC 10:
- a CDS encoding diacylglycerol/lipid kinase family protein produces MPGSYLFILNPNSGTSTGKRTGYIVDRICATAEKYGCDTEILFTQERGHATQLVTENLGRKDWKAVVAVGGDGTINEIAQPLVGTDTPVGIIPLGSGNGLARHLGIPIALDKSLITLFTGSPITIDSATLNDIPFFCTAGMGFDAYVGHLFSKQKIRGLASYVNVSFRSYWAYKPQTFRLNGVKTDAFSISFANAGQFGNNAWVAPQASLQDGKLDICTIRPFPKWYGTSLAYQLFTKQMKVSRFIDYQSAESAVIDTDFPPMIHYDGEPLQLITTRIEVKIKPESLRVIV; encoded by the coding sequence GTGCCTGGATCTTACCTTTTTATATTAAATCCCAATTCGGGAACCTCCACCGGAAAAAGGACCGGCTATATTGTCGACAGAATTTGCGCAACCGCTGAAAAGTATGGCTGTGATACCGAAATCCTGTTCACGCAGGAACGCGGACATGCGACTCAACTTGTAACTGAAAATCTTGGAAGGAAAGACTGGAAAGCGGTTGTAGCCGTGGGCGGGGACGGGACGATCAATGAAATCGCGCAACCACTTGTAGGTACGGATACGCCTGTCGGCATTATCCCGCTTGGTTCGGGAAACGGCCTGGCGAGACATTTGGGCATTCCTATTGCACTTGACAAATCCCTTATTACCCTTTTCACAGGCTCCCCGATCACCATCGATAGCGCCACGCTCAATGATATTCCTTTTTTCTGTACCGCCGGAATGGGTTTTGATGCCTATGTTGGCCATCTTTTCAGCAAACAGAAAATCCGCGGACTTGCCTCCTACGTGAATGTATCGTTTCGGTCGTACTGGGCTTACAAACCGCAGACATTCAGGCTTAACGGCGTTAAAACAGATGCATTTTCCATCTCATTCGCCAATGCAGGACAGTTTGGGAATAATGCCTGGGTAGCCCCACAGGCCAGTCTGCAAGACGGAAAACTCGATATCTGCACGATCAGGCCCTTTCCGAAATGGTATGGCACTTCGCTCGCGTATCAGCTTTTTACCAAACAAATGAAAGTCTCCCGTTTTATTGATTACCAAAGTGCAGAATCGGCCGTGATCGATACGGATTTTCCACCGATGATCCATTATGATGGCGAACCATTACAACTGATCACTACCCGGATCGAAGTAAAGATCAAACCGGAAAGTCTGAGGGTGATTGTTTAA
- a CDS encoding translation initiation factor: protein MSKKDRSGIIYSTNPDFEFSDSDDEAETLPPQQQDLRVWLERKGGGKVSTVIKGFVGKNSDLEVLGKLLKNLCGSGGTVKDHEVQIQGDHRDKVITWLTSKNYKAKKAGG, encoded by the coding sequence ATGTCAAAGAAAGACCGTTCCGGGATCATTTACTCGACCAATCCCGATTTCGAGTTTAGCGATTCCGATGATGAAGCGGAGACTTTGCCTCCTCAGCAGCAGGACCTGCGTGTATGGCTGGAACGCAAAGGCGGTGGTAAGGTGAGTACCGTTATTAAAGGTTTTGTGGGCAAAAATTCGGATCTGGAAGTATTGGGCAAATTGCTTAAAAACCTTTGCGGGAGTGGTGGGACTGTAAAAGATCATGAAGTACAGATCCAGGGTGACCACCGCGACAAAGTAATTACGTGGCTGACCAGCAAAAACTATAAAGCAAAAAAAGCCGGAGGTTAG
- a CDS encoding ABC transporter permease, with the protein MKFLRQVLESFRFAWQALKSNITRTILSLLGVTVGIFAIVAVFTIVDSLERSIKDSLSFIGDKVIYVQKWPWGFGGEYQWWKYFQWPEPTYAEYKYLYENLESASAVAVMDFKGNTTLKNGSNSITAQIQGVSYEYNQISDIPIETGRYFIPLETNNARNVAVVGADIASALYPGQDPVGKPFKLAGNKFTIVGVQVKKGESLVDFGGSPDKNCIIPFASFSKLFQSGRRSADIVVKGFPEDEGMQEVEAEITGLMRTKRGIKPRDGNNFSLNRPEAAAQAIAGLFAVLTIAGWVIGSFSILVGGFGIANIMFVSVKERTNLIGIQKSLGAKNYSILFQFLFEAVMLSLVGGMVGIFLVYLLSFMPMGSLEILLTPGNILLGLAVSSIIGVLSGIIPAMLAARMDPVIAIRAK; encoded by the coding sequence ATGAAATTTTTACGACAAGTATTAGAGAGTTTCAGATTTGCCTGGCAGGCTTTAAAATCAAATATCACAAGAACGATTCTGTCTTTACTTGGTGTTACCGTCGGCATTTTCGCAATCGTCGCGGTTTTCACCATTGTGGATTCACTCGAAAGGAGCATTAAGGACAGCCTCAGCTTCATAGGTGACAAAGTAATCTATGTGCAAAAATGGCCGTGGGGTTTTGGCGGGGAATATCAGTGGTGGAAATATTTCCAGTGGCCAGAGCCTACTTATGCGGAATATAAATATCTGTATGAAAACCTGGAAAGCGCAAGTGCCGTGGCTGTAATGGATTTCAAAGGAAATACGACACTCAAAAACGGCTCAAACAGTATTACAGCGCAGATCCAGGGCGTCTCTTACGAATACAATCAAATCTCTGATATCCCGATCGAAACCGGTCGCTACTTTATCCCGCTGGAAACCAATAATGCGCGAAATGTGGCGGTCGTGGGAGCGGATATTGCTTCCGCGCTTTATCCAGGGCAGGATCCTGTTGGTAAACCATTCAAATTGGCCGGCAATAAATTCACCATAGTAGGTGTGCAGGTCAAAAAAGGAGAGAGTCTCGTCGACTTTGGCGGAAGTCCTGATAAAAATTGCATTATCCCCTTTGCGTCCTTTTCCAAACTGTTTCAATCGGGAAGACGTAGCGCGGACATTGTTGTGAAAGGATTTCCCGAAGATGAAGGAATGCAGGAAGTGGAGGCAGAGATTACCGGTTTGATGCGCACAAAAAGGGGAATAAAGCCCAGGGACGGGAATAACTTTTCACTCAATCGCCCCGAAGCTGCGGCGCAGGCAATCGCAGGGTTATTCGCTGTGCTCACGATCGCGGGCTGGGTGATAGGTAGCTTTTCGATATTGGTAGGAGGTTTTGGAATCGCCAATATCATGTTTGTGTCGGTTAAAGAACGGACAAACCTGATCGGAATTCAGAAATCTCTTGGCGCCAAAAACTATTCGATCCTTTTCCAATTCCTGTTTGAAGCGGTAATGCTAAGTCTGGTTGGCGGGATGGTGGGTATTTTCCTGGTATACCTTTTGTCATTTATGCCGATGGGGTCGCTAGAAATTTTGCTGACACCCGGTAATATCCTGCTCGGGCTGGCTGTATCCAGTATTATCGGCGTTTTATCAGGAATTATCCCGGCAATGCTCGCAGCGAGGATGGACCCTGTTATTGCAATCAGGGCAAAATAG